The sequence below is a genomic window from Selenomonas ruminantium subsp. lactilytica TAM6421.
AGAGGTGTTCCAAAGGCAATGTCAACTTTCGCCGTCTTGCCCAACACCTGGGGCAGGTATTTGGGTGGCAAGCCATCATATGGACGTATGCTACGAACGTTCTCATTAGTAAGTATCGTCCCTGCCGGAATATCCTGCACTGCAAAAAGGCTACGGCGGCACTTGTACTCCTCTGCCTCTGCTTCAGTTGGCCCATACTGGACTTTTCCCCGCATCAATGCCGCTTTTTGCACCGCATCTACCATAGCCTTAAACTCTGCAGGCTCCATCGAAAAGGCTGAATCCTGGCTTTTTTCCTGCCTTGAAAGGCAAAAATGCTTTTCAATTACACATGCTCCCTGGGCAACAGCCATCACATCCGCTATATATCCCATGCTATGGTCAGAAAGCCCCAAAGGTACACCAAAAGCCTGCATATCGGTTAAAGTAGCAAGATTTAGATTTTCTGGATTAGTAGGGTACTCACTGCAACATTTCAATAAAACGACATCGTCATTGCCCACTCGATGGCAAGCCTTCAATGCATCTTGAATTTCTTCCTTTGTCCCCATTCCACAACTTATAATCATGGTCTTGCCGAGTCTTGCTGCATATTCAATCAAAGGAATATCCACTAGCTCAAAAGACGCAACCTTATAAGCTTCGCAGTTCATTCCAGACAAAAAATCAACTGCCGTAGAGTCAAAAGGTGTACTCAAAAAGTCCAAGCCAAGCTTCTCACAGTATTCCTTAATCCTAGGCTGCCATTCCCAAGGAGTGAAAGCCTCCATATAAAGGTCATGAAGATTATAACCATCCCACAATCCTCCATGGATTTGAAAACAAGGAGCATCACAATCAATAGTAATAGTATCCGCTGTATATGTTTGTATTTTGAGGCAATCTGCACCAGCCTCTTTTGCCGCTTCTACAATCGCCATCGCTCTTTCTAATTTTCCAGCATGGTTGGCACTCATCTCTGCTATGATGTAGATACCACCCCTATTTATCTTTTCATGTAGTTGAAACATACTCGCCTCATTCCTTTTGCTGCATTAATTGAAATTTCAATTCCGCCAGCTTCCAGTCTGATGGATTATCTATATCTTGCACCTCAAGTTCCGGCAAAATATAAGGTGCGATGCGATCATCTCTGAATTCCATTTCGTCAGACAGCCTGTAAAAAGCAAATTGCCCTGCATCATGATAGACCGGCTCCAAATCTTGACTGCGAGTTGTATAAAATTCAGGGTAAGCGTAAACAAGATATCCATCACGAATGACGTTACTTCGCTGAGGGGGAAATGAATACTCTGCTACCGCCAATACCTGCTCAATATCTCCACTTAATATTTTGTGTGCCTGCCTTAGTTTCTCTCCACTCACAAAAGGGGCAGTAGCATACAAGCAACACATCTCTTGAAAAAATCTCCCCCGAGCTCTATATGCATCAAGCACCTCACGCAAAACATCATCCACCGTACTACAATCGTCAGATGTGTCATCACTACGAAAAAAAGGAACCTGTGCTCCAAAGGACTGCGATATATCAGCTATCTCAGTGTCATCAGTAGAAACGATAACCTCTTCAAAAAGATTACTTTCTAAAGCTGCAATGATACTATAAGCTATAATAGGCTTACCACAAAAACTTCTAATATTTTTTCTTGGTATACGCTTACTCCCTCCACGAGCGGGAATAATTGCAATAGCGCTCAAATGTTATACACCTCCGCTTGGAACTGCTATTCATTGTATTTCTTTTCCATAAGGAACCAAGTATTATCCCCCAAAGGAAAATTAACATCACGATGGTAGAAAAATCCATAATCAATTGATCGCAAATCTGGAAAAATATCTAGCATTTCTCCCGCAAAATCACGTTTGAACAGGCGATGCTCATATCCTCTGTATGCCACCTCTACGGGCGTAGGGTTATAATACTCCGACACCAGAACATAACGTTTGCTGTTCTTATAAAGTTTTTCATACACAATTGGAAGTTTGTCTGGATTTATATGAATCATGACCCCATTAGTAAATGTCAAATCATATTTCTTATCTTCATTAAAATCATATATTGATTCATTATAAATTGTAACTCCAGGGATATTTCTGGCTATAGAAGCTGCTTTTTTATTTATCTCCACACCATACAATTGGGCATCTGGTAAAAGTATATTCAACGTGTGGAAATTCATACCAACATTGCATCCTAATTCCAATACAGAATCGATACCCTCCCGATTTTTCAGAATATTAGCCCAGAGTAACATTCGCCTTGCTACAATACCTTTATAATTATTTCTATCAACATATTCATTGCCAAATTCTCCCGCCCAAAACTCCTCTTGTTCTGTTAAATATGACATATGCTTATCCCCTTTATTTCAACACTTCCAGTAATCTCTTCACTATCATCTCCTGCTCCTCGTCAGTTAAACCGTAATACAATGGCAACGTGACTGCCTCCTTGTAATACTCTAAAGCAGCAGGATATTCTTCAACACAATATCCTTGTTTTTTATAATACGGCTGCGTATGCACAGGAATATAATGAAGATTGAGCGTAATGCCTCGCTCACGCATTTCCTTAAATATCTGTTGCCTGCTTTTCTTGACCTTGCTGAAATCAACTCTAACCACATATATATGCCAAGAAGGCTCTGCCCCTTCCAGCACATACGGCGTACGCACAGGCAAGTCAGCCAGCAAGCTTTCATACCGTGCCGCCAGTTCCCGCCTTCTGGCTACAAACTCATCCACACGCTTCATCTGGCTGTAACCCAGGGCCGCCTGTATGTCCGTCATGCGATAATTGAATCCTAATTCCAGTTGCTGATAGTACCAAGGCCCATCCGCTTCATGAGTCATCAAATCAGGATTTCTTGTAATGCCATGGCTTCTAAACAGCAGCAATCTCTGATAAAGACCTTCATTATTGGTCAAAACCATGCCGCCTTCGCCAGTGGTCACTATTTTCACCGGATGGAAACTGAATACCGCCATATCGGAAAATTCACAGCATCCTACTTTTTTTCCGAGATAATCAGCTCCCATGGCATGACAAGCATCTTCCATTACCATGAAGCCGTATTCCTGCGCCAGCTCATGAATGCGCTTCATATCGCAGGACTGCCCCGCCAAATGCACAGGTACCACCATTTGGGGCCTCCGCTTGGCACTGCGC
It includes:
- the pseI gene encoding pseudaminic acid synthase, with amino-acid sequence MFQLHEKINRGGIYIIAEMSANHAGKLERAMAIVEAAKEAGADCLKIQTYTADTITIDCDAPCFQIHGGLWDGYNLHDLYMEAFTPWEWQPRIKEYCEKLGLDFLSTPFDSTAVDFLSGMNCEAYKVASFELVDIPLIEYAARLGKTMIISCGMGTKEEIQDALKACHRVGNDDVVLLKCCSEYPTNPENLNLATLTDMQAFGVPLGLSDHSMGYIADVMAVAQGACVIEKHFCLSRQEKSQDSAFSMEPAEFKAMVDAVQKAALMRGKVQYGPTEAEAEEYKCRRSLFAVQDIPAGTILTNENVRSIRPYDGLPPKYLPQVLGKTAKVDIAFGTPLSWELVE
- the pseF gene encoding pseudaminic acid cytidylyltransferase; this translates as MSAIAIIPARGGSKRIPRKNIRSFCGKPIIAYSIIAALESNLFEEVIVSTDDTEIADISQSFGAQVPFFRSDDTSDDCSTVDDVLREVLDAYRARGRFFQEMCCLYATAPFVSGEKLRQAHKILSGDIEQVLAVAEYSFPPQRSNVIRDGYLVYAYPEFYTTRSQDLEPVYHDAGQFAFYRLSDEMEFRDDRIAPYILPELEVQDIDNPSDWKLAELKFQLMQQKE
- a CDS encoding pseudaminic acid biosynthesis-associated methylase, with amino-acid sequence MSYLTEQEEFWAGEFGNEYVDRNNYKGIVARRMLLWANILKNREGIDSVLELGCNVGMNFHTLNILLPDAQLYGVEINKKAASIARNIPGVTIYNESIYDFNEDKKYDLTFTNGVMIHINPDKLPIVYEKLYKNSKRYVLVSEYYNPTPVEVAYRGYEHRLFKRDFAGEMLDIFPDLRSIDYGFFYHRDVNFPLGDNTWFLMEKKYNE
- the pseC gene encoding UDP-4-amino-4,6-dideoxy-N-acetyl-beta-L-altrosamine transaminase, whose amino-acid sequence is MIYYGKQSISEDDIQEVVKVLRSDFLTQGPTIERFEKRVAEYCGAKYAVAVSNGTAALHIACLAAGLGKGDVLWTSPITFVASANCARYCGADVDFVDIDANTYNMSVEVLEEKLRSAKRRPQMVVPVHLAGQSCDMKRIHELAQEYGFMVMEDACHAMGADYLGKKVGCCEFSDMAVFSFHPVKIVTTGEGGMVLTNNEGLYQRLLLFRSHGITRNPDLMTHEADGPWYYQQLELGFNYRMTDIQAALGYSQMKRVDEFVARRRELAARYESLLADLPVRTPYVLEGAEPSWHIYVVRVDFSKVKKSRQQIFKEMRERGITLNLHYIPVHTQPYYKKQGYCVEEYPAALEYYKEAVTLPLYYGLTDEEQEMIVKRLLEVLK